ATTTCCTCCAACATGCTGATACTCTTGACTCGGCCAAGTCCGTAACCGTCTTCGGCGGCACCAAGTCGGCATGGGATCTCGTCTACGCCTACGcgatcaagggcattaaaGTGAATTGGGTCATCAGAGGTGACTAGACACCTTGTCCCCCCCAAGCCATTATCACACGCACGCGCGCTGACCAGATACAGAGTCGGGTCACGGCCCTGTGTGGATGGCGCCCCCATACGTCACGCCTCTGAAGAAGTggctcgagaagctcgtccACACCCGCGCGCTGACCTGGTTCAGCCCCTGCTCGtggggcgacgccgacggctaTGTCAAGACGAGGAACTTCTACCACGGCACCGCCATCGGCCGCGGCATCACCAACAACTTCTGGAGCGTCCTCGGCAACGACGTCATCACGCTCAACAAGCTCGACTCGCACCCGGAGCTGAAGAAGCTGAAGCCCTGGAGCGAGGCCATGTTCACGGCGTCCAGCTTCTCCATCCTCAACTACGAGAccgacttcttcgacctcATCCgcgacggcaccgtcgacgtccacatcgccgacctcaCCAAGCTGTCACCGAGCACCGTCCACCTCTCGGACGGCTCGTCCTTGAAGTCGGACGCGCTCTGCTGCGCCACCGGGTGGAAGCAGTTCCAGCCCATCAAGTTCTTGCCCGAGGGCATCGAGAAGGACCTCGGCATCCCCCACGCGCCCTCCGCCGACAGCTTCCCTCCCGCCGAGATgaccgaggccatcgacagGGAGATCCTGGACCGCTGGCCCCGGCTCGGGGACCAGCCCGTCCAGAACAAGAAGATGAAGCCGCTCGTGGAGAACGAGGGCGTCTCGACGaccgacgccgtcaaccCGTACACGCCGCTCACCCCCTACGTCCTCCATCGCTTCATggtgccgccgtcctccAAGCTCCTCGCACACCGCGAcatcgccttcgccggcgtcttgATGAACTTCACCGTGGCCATGATCTCGCACGTGCAGTCGCTCTGGATCGACGCCTACTTCCACGACCAGCTCCCTTCTGTCCGCGAGGCCGCCTCCGACCCTCAGGCACTGCAGAAGCTGCGGTACGAGACCGCCCTGCACAGCCGGTTCTGCAAGTGGCGGTACCCCGCCGGTCACGGCGACAAGTTTCCCGACTTCGTCTTCGACGCAGTCCCTTACATCGACCAGCTCGTGGGCGACCTGGGACTAAAGGTGTACAGGAAGAACGGCATGATCGCCGAGGCATCCGAGCCGTACGGCCCCGATGACTACAAGACCCTGGTTGACGAGTGGACGGAGAAGCAGGCCGCTGGTCAATAAAGACGGACGGGAATCTGGGTGATTCGTATGATAGCACAGACTAATGGCAGATACCCTATTTGGCTTTCGTAAGGTAGTGCCTGTTGCTCGGGCCCTAGTGAGGTTGGTTGGTGGCAGAATCAGGCAGCAGTCTCACCGCCAGGTTTGAGCTACCAACATGTAGTAGATTTAACGTTGGTTATAGGCTGTCGATACTTACCCAAGAATAATTTCATGACAGCTTGTAGTGCTCACACCCGGGTCACTGAAAGACATCCTTCGAGCTTTGCTTTCCCTTATCTCACCATCATGGAAGAAGAAACGTCTCAGTCAACGTCAGTCTCGCCGAAGCGAACGAGACAACGGGcgaagctggccaaggcggcaacagcagcagcccctTGCACCTCAACTCAACCCAGGAGCCACCCGAATCTATCTACCGCCGGTACCGCGAGCAACGAAACGGCCGGCATAAGACCGCTGCCGACGATACTAACCCCGAATCTCAAACTCAAAGACCTGGGGAAGCAGGGCCTCCAGCGACTCTTGCAGAAGCGCCAACGACTCGCAGAGACCCCCGTGGCAGTTCCGGACGACATGAGGCTCAGAGGCCTCGCGCCGTCACTCATGGCaaccctcgtcttcgcccagGAGGAGGCCGGCACGGCGGTATGCATCTCGCCCGATGGGCTCCTTCTCACCTGCGCCCACTGCCTAGCCGAGACGGCCGATGCCTTTGACCCCTCCAGAAGCCACTGGCTCCTCTTCGCCTCGtgccaggccgtcgaggcgaGAGCTCTCGCATGGGACGCCAGACGAGACCTCGCCCTCTTGAGGATCGTAGCATCCCAACCACCAcccccatcatcatcatcatcatcaagaaCAACAAAATCAAAAACAATaacaacagcaacaccaGAGGAGCCACCCCCGGCGTTCCCCTTCATCACACCCTCACCCAATCCGCCGCCCCTCAAAGCCCGCCTCGTCTGCGTGGGCCACCCAGGCagcgaggacctcgaggccgcgacCCCAGGCGCCAGCACCGGCTACGACGTGCTGCACCTCAGCACCGGGACCTTTAggggcctcgccggcggcggccaggaccCTCAGGACAACTCGGAGATCGGGGCGCTCATGCACACCTGCTGGACGTACTGGGGCCACAGCGGCGCGCCGCTCGTCGACAGGCGGACGGGCACGCTCGTCGGTCTGCACTCCTCGtgggacgacgagacgggcATGCGGAGGGGGGTCGCGCTGGAGGCCATCGTAGAGTTCCTGGAAGAGAATGAGTGTTTTACGAAATGATACATCAATGTTAAGGAAGGAGACCTTTGTCTGTTTGGATGTTTCTGGATTTGAGCCGAGGAGTCTCGCCAAACCAGACCAAACCCGAGAAGTAAGGTTCTAAAGGCAAGAGTAGAGTTAGAAGATATCAAGGATTGCTCCTGCCTGCTGCATCCCAAACTGTTACCTACCAGCTCTTTCCATCATCCAAGCAGCTCTcactttctttctttccttctccttgctTCGGTGTCTCAGGCTGGTTTTCGAAGAAACTCTTGGATTCTTTAGGAAGCCAGCAGAGTTTCTCAAATAACATACCTCCTCCAGGCCGCTTTAGATCGTCAACACACTCCCtgggtctctctctccttttccctttcgACCAGCAACCGACCGTTAGCCAGCTCCTGTAACACGCACAGGTGTTCTTCTGTTTTGCTCAAAATCActtcctttttctctctaATAC
The genomic region above belongs to Colletotrichum higginsianum IMI 349063 chromosome 2, whole genome shotgun sequence and contains:
- a CDS encoding Flavin-binding monooxygenase-like protein, which gives rise to METLDFVVIGAGWYGLAAAKTHHKLHPQNSLALFEQASSAGGVWAEHRLYPGLKSNNMLGTYEYPDFPMDPETFGVLPGQHIPGQVLHDYLTKFAETFGILDKIRFHHKLLSAEHQTNGGWLLTVLNGKDGKEIQVLAKKLVVATGLTSEAFLPNFDGQETFGAPIFHGKDFLQHADTLDSAKSVTVFGGTKSAWDLVYAYAIKGIKVNWVIRESGHGPVWMAPPYVTPLKKWLEKLVHTRALTWFSPCSWGDADGYVKTRNFYHGTAIGRGITNNFWSVLGNDVITLNKLDSHPELKKLKPWSEAMFTASSFSILNYETDFFDLIRDGTVDVHIADLTKLSPSTVHLSDGSSLKSDALCCATGWKQFQPIKFLPEGIEKDLGIPHAPSADSFPPAEMTEAIDREILDRWPRLGDQPVQNKKMKPLVENEGVSTTDAVNPYTPLTPYVLHRFMVPPSSKLLAHRDIAFAGVLMNFTVAMISHVQSLWIDAYFHDQLPSVREAASDPQALQKLRYETALHSRFCKWRYPAGHGDKFPDFVFDAVPYIDQLVGDLGLKVYRKNGMIAEASEPYGPDDYKTLVDEWTEKQAAGQ
- a CDS encoding AT hook domain-containing protein, whose product is MEEETSQSTSVSPKRTRQRAKLAKAATAAAPCTSTQPRSHPNLSTAGTASNETAGIRPLPTILTPNLKLKDLGKQGLQRLLQKRQRLAETPVAVPDDMRLRGLAPSLMATLVFAQEEAGTAVCISPDGLLLTCAHCLAETADAFDPSRSHWLLFASCQAVEARALAWDARRDLALLRIVASQPPPPSSSSSSRTTKSKTITTATPEEPPPAFPFITPSPNPPPLKARLVCVGHPGSEDLEAATPGASTGYDVLHLSTGTFRGLAGGGQDPQDNSEIGALMHTCWTYWGHSGAPLVDRRTGTLVGLHSSWDDETGMRRGVALEAIVEFLEENECFTK